In [Leptolyngbya] sp. PCC 7376, a genomic segment contains:
- a CDS encoding IS1 family transposase (programmed frameshift) gives MECPECQSTHIRKNGKKKGKQNHICVDCGRQFIDHYSQLGYSNAFKRECLKMYVNGIGFRAIERVKGVHHTTVITWVKQVGALLPDAYEPEEMPQVGELDELQTFVGAKKNKVWLWTAVDHFQPGILAWTIGDRSAETFKPLWAIVRLWRCFFYITDGWKVYPMFVPDGDQIISKTYMTRIEGENTRLRHYLARLHRKTLCYSKSVEMLEHSIRLLIHYLKFWDVPVP, from the exons ATGGAATGTCCAGAATGCCAATCTACTCATATCCGTAAGAACGGAAAGAAAAAAGGCAAACAGAATCACATCTGTGTAGATTGCGGTCGTCAGTTTATCGACCACTATAGTCAGCTCGGCTACTCAAATGCCTTCAAACGTGAATGCCTCAAAATGTATGTCAACGGTATCGGCTTTCGAGCCATTGAACGGGTGAAAGGAGTACACCACACTACCGTCATCACTTGGGTCAAACAAGTCGGTGCATTGCTGCCTGATGCTTATGAACCGGAAGAGATGCCTCAGGTCGGGGAACTCGATGAACTTCAAACATTCGTCGGTGCGA AAAAAAACAAGGTCTGGCTCTGGACAGCCGTAGACCACTTTCAACCAGGTATTCTTGCTTGGACTATTGGTGACAGAAGCGCAGAGACATTCAAGCCACTATGGGCAATCGTTCGTCTCTGGAGATGCTTCTTCTACATCACAGATGGCTGGAAAGTTTATCCCATGTTTGTACCCGATGGTGACCAGATTATCAGTAAGACCTACATGACTCGTATCGAAGGCGAGAACACTCGATTGCGGCACTATCTCGCTCGACTCCATCGAAAGACCTTATGTTATTCCAAGTCTGTGGAAATGTTAGAGCATTCGATTCGATTGCTGATTCACTATCTCAAGTTCTGGGATGTCCCTGTACCTTGA